In Streptomyces durocortorensis, a genomic segment contains:
- a CDS encoding PadR family transcriptional regulator, protein MGVALSGTGGQRRSQLLRGVLDLCLLALIAERPRYGYEIVEALGDSGLELVSEGSIYPLLARMEKGGLADTYRAPSATGGPPRKYYRLTEAGHAELAAGRAAWTSFTRAVDRTLSAGSETTGGE, encoded by the coding sequence ATGGGAGTTGCGCTGTCCGGAACAGGAGGCCAGCGGCGAAGCCAGCTGCTGCGCGGAGTCCTCGACCTGTGCCTGCTGGCACTCATCGCCGAGCGCCCGCGCTACGGCTACGAGATCGTCGAGGCCCTCGGTGACAGCGGGCTGGAGCTGGTGAGCGAAGGCAGTATCTACCCGCTGCTGGCTCGTATGGAGAAGGGGGGCCTTGCCGACACCTATCGCGCGCCCTCCGCCACGGGCGGCCCGCCACGCAAGTACTACCGGCTGACCGAGGCCGGGCACGCCGAACTGGCCGCAGGCCGCGCAGCCTGGACGAGCTTCACAAGGGCCGTCGACAGGACGCTGTCGGCGGGATCCGAAACGACAGGGGGAGAATAG
- a CDS encoding transposase — MTEDIEAPPGSTQFSPAPPAAETGGVTRIPGPGQLCSWAGTAPKHHQSDTKPNHGRTTKQRNPPTHWARIQAARGGRGDPDADPALVTGYKATRNRPLTRGQKLSDKALAAVRGPVERGFTRLKNWRVLGKVRTDPSWATAPGRALPVLTNREVSR, encoded by the coding sequence TTGACGGAAGACATAGAGGCACCCCCAGGATCGACCCAGTTCTCCCCCGCGCCGCCGGCCGCCGAGACCGGCGGCGTAACCCGCATCCCCGGCCCCGGCCAGCTGTGCTCCTGGGCCGGGACAGCCCCCAAACACCACCAGTCCGACACCAAGCCCAACCACGGCCGCACCACCAAGCAGCGCAACCCGCCGACGCACTGGGCCCGCATCCAGGCTGCGCGGGGCGGCCGAGGTGATCCCGACGCCGACCCGGCGCTCGTCACCGGCTACAAGGCCACCCGGAACCGGCCGCTCACGCGCGGGCAGAAACTGTCCGACAAGGCACTGGCCGCCGTCCGGGGCCCGGTCGAGCGCGGCTTCACCCGCCTGAAGAACTGGCGCGTCCTAGGCAAGGTGCGCACCGACCCGAGCTGGGCGACCGCCCCGGGCAGGGCCCTACCCGTCCTCACGAATCGCGAAGTATCCCGGTGA